A window from Chroicocephalus ridibundus chromosome 11, bChrRid1.1, whole genome shotgun sequence encodes these proteins:
- the SRA1 gene encoding steroid receptor RNA activator 1, producing the protein MAELYVKPGEGARVDFRGERERGAGPGHPPPGLTVPLAAAGNQERGWNDPPQFSYGLQAQAGGARRTPLTRRPLPPPAGAPPAERGRPSPAAGPEEECGLPAEAVLAPLREALAACRPAVQKQVCDDIARRLTVLGDAWAQGKLSAPVRKRMSLLVQELQQRHWEAADEIHRSLMVDHVNEVSQWLVGVKRLIAESRSLPAVEPAAAADGGSEAEPGQEDP; encoded by the exons ATGGCGGAGCTCTACGTGAAGCCGGGTGAGGGGGCGCGGGTGGACTTCCGGGGGGAGCGGGAACGGGGAGCGggaccgggacacccccccccgggcctgACTGTGCCCTTGGCCGCCGCAGGGAACCAGGAGCGTGGCTGGAACGACCCCCCCCAGTTCTCCTACGGGCTGCAGGCGCAGGCCGGCGGGGCCAGGCGGACGCCCCTcacccgccgccccctcccgccgcccgccggggcccccCCAG CGGAGCGCggccggcccagccccgccgccggcccggagGAGGAGTGCGGCCTGCCCGCCGAGGCGGTCCTCGCCCCGCTGAGGGAGGCCCTGGCCGCCTGCCGCCCCGCCGTGCAG AAACAAGTATGCGACGACATCGCGCGGCGGCTGACGGTGCTGGGGGATGCCTGGGCTCAGGGGAAGCTGTCGGCCCcggtgaggaagaggatgagccTCCTGGTGCAAG agctgcagcagcggcACTGGGAGGCAGCTGACGAGATCCACCGCTCGCTCATGGTGGACCATGTGAACGAGGTGAGCCAGTGGCTGGTGGGTGTCAAGCGCCTGATCGCCGAGTCGAGGAGCCTGCCTGCTGTGGAGCCGGCTGCAGCGGCGGATGGCGGCTCTGAAGCCGAGCCTGGCCAAGAGGATCCTTGA